Proteins encoded within one genomic window of Methanothrix harundinacea 6Ac:
- the hisH gene encoding imidazole glycerol phosphate synthase subunit HisH, which produces MTIGVVDYGVGNLFSIYNALERIGAGPKIATEPEELAGFDGIVVPGVGSFGRCMRQLSRFEPALREALEEGRPILGICVGMQVLFERSEESPEEGLGWIDGEVVRLPASVLVPQMGWNTLSIKREVEILDGISDDDFFYFVHSYHCVPGDGRVVAATCDYGQKIAAAISVESLFAVQFHPEKSGEKGLSILRNFGRLARC; this is translated from the coding sequence TTGACGATTGGAGTAGTCGATTACGGCGTCGGAAACCTCTTCAGCATTTACAATGCCCTGGAGCGGATCGGGGCGGGGCCGAAGATAGCCACTGAGCCGGAGGAGCTGGCGGGGTTCGATGGGATCGTCGTCCCCGGGGTGGGGTCCTTCGGGAGGTGCATGAGGCAGCTCTCTCGCTTCGAGCCTGCCCTCCGGGAGGCCCTTGAAGAGGGGAGGCCGATCCTCGGAATCTGCGTCGGGATGCAGGTCCTCTTCGAGAGGAGCGAGGAGAGCCCCGAGGAGGGGCTCGGATGGATCGATGGCGAGGTCGTCCGCCTCCCGGCCTCGGTCCTCGTCCCCCAGATGGGGTGGAACACCCTCTCGATAAAGAGGGAGGTGGAGATCCTGGATGGGATCTCCGACGACGACTTCTTCTACTTCGTCCACTCCTACCACTGCGTTCCCGGGGACGGGAGGGTGGTGGCCGCCACCTGCGACTACGGCCAAAAGATCGCCGCGGCGATATCGGTGGAGAGCCTCTTCGCCGTCCAGTTCCACCCCGAGAAGTCGGGGGAGAAGGGGCTATCCATCCTCAGGAACTTCGGGAGGCTCGCCCGATGTTAG
- a CDS encoding 4Fe-4S dicluster domain-containing protein: protein MIRIDLRLCIGCLSCSNVCPSQNILRTETAEERRILWKRCREECDLCVEHCPARALSLVPFDEAVPEPEASFDLVACRICGRRYATEPMLRRVEASLPQSQNPEWVRACPTCRRITEAERATGEMVAGRLKRAPGWGGAE from the coding sequence ATGATCCGGATCGATCTCCGCCTCTGCATCGGCTGCCTCTCCTGCTCCAACGTCTGCCCGAGCCAGAACATCCTCCGGACGGAGACGGCGGAGGAGAGGAGGATCCTCTGGAAGAGGTGCCGAGAGGAGTGCGACCTCTGCGTGGAGCACTGCCCCGCCAGGGCTCTCTCCCTCGTCCCCTTCGATGAGGCGGTTCCGGAGCCGGAGGCGTCCTTCGACCTCGTCGCCTGCAGGATCTGCGGCCGCCGCTACGCCACCGAGCCGATGCTCCGGAGGGTCGAGGCTTCCCTCCCCCAATCCCAGAACCCCGAATGGGTCCGGGCCTGCCCGACCTGCCGTCGGATCACGGAGGCGGAGCGGGCGACGGGGGAGATGGTGGCGGGGAGGCTAAAAAGGGCCCCTGGATGGGGCGGGGCGGAATGA
- a CDS encoding 4Fe-4S dicluster domain-containing protein, whose amino-acid sequence MAVYVDIRRCIGCRSCEVACERVHGGRGHVHVHFVGDSASVPILCHHCEEASCAAACFSGALHKEGSRTAFDVEKCTGCGLCSLACPFGVVWTEKIAHKCDLCEGRAEPTCVTTCPANALTTDFDLLSHRARSRAARAVATGGRR is encoded by the coding sequence ATGGCAGTTTACGTAGACATAAGGAGATGTATAGGATGCCGCTCCTGCGAGGTGGCCTGCGAGCGGGTCCACGGAGGCCGGGGGCACGTCCACGTCCACTTCGTCGGAGACTCCGCCTCCGTCCCCATACTCTGCCACCACTGCGAGGAGGCCTCCTGTGCTGCAGCCTGCTTCTCCGGAGCCCTCCACAAGGAGGGGAGCCGGACGGCCTTCGACGTGGAGAAGTGCACAGGATGCGGATTGTGCAGCCTGGCCTGCCCCTTTGGGGTGGTCTGGACCGAGAAGATCGCCCACAAGTGCGACCTATGCGAGGGGCGGGCCGAGCCGACCTGCGTCACCACCTGTCCCGCCAACGCCCTCACCACCGACTTCGATCTCCTCTCCCACCGGGCCCGGTCCCGGGCGGCTCGGGCCGTCGCCACGGGGGGCCGGAGATGA
- the fdhF gene encoding formate dehydrogenase subunit alpha, with translation MTKVLVPTVCPYCGAGCGFFVSVERGKAVGMEYMPGHPVSEGALCSKGNAALEFLRHQDRLTTPLRRRGEGFVRISWEEALGLIARGLGDVIRRDGPGGVAFLASSKCTNEENYLLQKLARLLGTPHVDNCARLCHAPSVVGLNRTLGAAGMTNPIPDIGSSKCIFIIGSNLAENHPVIARWVHRAHEDGAVVIVADPRETPTTWMADLFLQLTPGTDVALLSGMAHVIIAEGLIDGDYIARNTRGFEALRESVRSSSPERISEITGVPPDDIVRAARAYASSPASSILYSMGITQHSTGTDNVQAISNLALITGHLGRPGTGVMPLRGQNNVQGACDMGALAEFYPGYGRSDDPETIRRFSSAWGVPALPKGPGLTATEMICAAASGDIRAMYILGEDPANSDPCSQKVHQALEDLDLLVVQDIFMTATARLADVVLPGAVWAEKEGSFTNTERRVQWSSKAVDPPGEALSDLEIIAAVGRSLGIDLGSPDAASVLAEINRTVPQYAGITRERLGEGGLIWPCPDPHHPGTPILHSAGFKLADGRASIVPVRYRPAAEGPGREYPLLLTTGRVAVHHNAGSMTRRSPSLLRREPDLFVEINPADAFPLRIAGGDPVLVETPRGGAEALARLTDRVKRGVVFMPFHFPGTNRLTSEATDPEARIPEFKVSACRIVRRD, from the coding sequence ATGACCAAGGTGCTTGTTCCAACGGTCTGCCCCTATTGCGGTGCAGGCTGCGGATTTTTCGTTTCGGTGGAGCGGGGCAAAGCCGTCGGGATGGAGTACATGCCGGGCCATCCCGTCAGCGAGGGGGCCCTCTGCTCCAAGGGGAATGCGGCCCTGGAGTTCCTCCGCCATCAGGATCGGCTCACCACCCCCCTGAGGAGGAGGGGGGAGGGTTTCGTCAGGATCTCCTGGGAGGAGGCCCTCGGCCTCATCGCCCGGGGGCTCGGCGACGTCATCAGGAGGGACGGCCCCGGTGGTGTCGCCTTCCTCGCCTCCTCCAAATGCACCAACGAGGAGAACTACCTCCTCCAGAAGCTCGCCCGCCTACTGGGGACGCCTCACGTCGACAACTGCGCCCGGCTCTGCCACGCCCCCTCGGTGGTGGGTCTGAACCGGACCCTGGGGGCGGCGGGGATGACCAACCCCATCCCCGACATTGGGAGCTCCAAGTGCATATTCATCATCGGGTCGAACCTGGCGGAGAACCATCCCGTCATAGCCCGCTGGGTCCACCGGGCCCACGAAGACGGCGCTGTGGTGATCGTCGCCGATCCGAGGGAGACCCCCACCACCTGGATGGCGGACCTCTTCCTCCAGCTGACGCCGGGGACGGACGTCGCCCTCCTCTCCGGGATGGCCCACGTCATAATAGCGGAAGGGCTCATCGACGGAGATTACATCGCCAGGAATACCAGAGGCTTCGAGGCCTTGAGGGAATCGGTCAGGAGTTCCTCCCCTGAGAGGATCTCTGAGATCACGGGCGTCCCCCCCGACGATATCGTCCGGGCGGCGAGGGCCTACGCTTCGTCCCCCGCTTCTTCGATCCTCTACTCCATGGGGATCACCCAGCACAGCACGGGGACGGATAACGTCCAGGCCATCTCCAACCTCGCCCTCATCACTGGCCACCTGGGGCGGCCCGGGACGGGGGTGATGCCGCTGCGGGGCCAGAACAACGTCCAGGGAGCCTGCGACATGGGGGCCCTCGCGGAGTTCTATCCCGGCTACGGGAGGTCCGACGACCCCGAGACGATCCGGCGCTTCTCCTCCGCCTGGGGGGTCCCGGCTCTGCCGAAGGGCCCCGGCCTCACTGCGACGGAGATGATCTGCGCCGCCGCCTCCGGGGATATCAGGGCGATGTACATCCTCGGGGAGGATCCGGCCAACTCCGATCCCTGCAGCCAGAAGGTCCACCAGGCCCTCGAAGATCTCGATCTTCTGGTGGTCCAGGACATATTCATGACGGCGACGGCCAGGCTCGCCGACGTCGTCCTTCCGGGGGCGGTCTGGGCCGAGAAGGAGGGGAGCTTCACCAACACCGAGCGGCGGGTCCAGTGGAGCTCGAAGGCCGTAGATCCTCCGGGGGAGGCCCTTTCGGACCTGGAGATCATAGCCGCCGTCGGCAGGTCTCTGGGCATCGACCTCGGCTCTCCGGACGCCGCCTCAGTATTGGCGGAGATCAACCGGACCGTACCCCAGTACGCCGGCATAACCCGGGAGAGGCTCGGTGAGGGGGGGCTCATCTGGCCCTGCCCCGACCCCCACCACCCCGGAACCCCGATCCTCCACTCCGCCGGCTTCAAGCTCGCCGACGGCCGCGCCTCCATCGTCCCCGTCCGATACCGGCCGGCGGCAGAGGGACCGGGGCGGGAGTACCCCCTCCTCCTCACCACAGGAAGGGTGGCCGTCCACCACAACGCCGGGTCGATGACCCGGAGGAGCCCCTCCCTCCTCCGTCGCGAGCCGGACCTATTCGTGGAGATCAACCCCGCCGACGCTTTTCCCCTCCGGATCGCCGGGGGGGACCCGGTCCTGGTGGAGACTCCCCGGGGAGGGGCCGAGGCCCTAGCCCGCCTGACGGACCGGGTGAAGCGGGGGGTGGTCTTCATGCCCTTCCACTTCCCCGGGACGAACCGCCTCACCTCGGAGGCCACCGACCCCGAGGCGAGGATCCCGGAGTTCAAGGTCTCCGCCTGCAGGATAGTTCGGAGGGATTGA
- a CDS encoding GltB/FmdC/FwdC-like GXGXG domain-containing protein, whose amino-acid sequence MMAAQIDAADVKTKELNDRLRELLLSGAKRVSIRNVCGQRYIGTRLYTPQGLRMEIEVFGTAGNDLAAFLYGHRIAVHGNAQDGVGNTMDAGEVIVRGRAGDVLGFSMRGGEIYVRDGCGYRAALHMKEYEGKRPVLVVGGRSQDFLGEYMAGGVVIVLDLAGESHDAHFIGTGMHGGVIYLRGSVEESQVGDQVEISPVDDADRAVLADYVTRFLERFPETEVTKEEILASGFVRLTPRSRRPYGNLYAY is encoded by the coding sequence ATGATGGCAGCCCAGATCGACGCCGCCGATGTAAAGACCAAAGAGCTGAACGACCGGCTGAGGGAGCTCCTCCTCTCCGGCGCCAAGAGGGTCAGCATCAGGAACGTCTGCGGCCAGCGGTACATCGGGACCCGCCTCTACACCCCCCAGGGGCTGAGGATGGAGATCGAGGTCTTCGGGACGGCTGGAAACGATCTAGCCGCCTTCCTCTACGGCCACCGGATCGCCGTCCACGGGAACGCCCAGGACGGGGTCGGAAACACCATGGACGCCGGGGAGGTGATCGTGCGGGGCCGGGCCGGAGACGTCCTCGGCTTCTCGATGCGCGGGGGAGAGATCTACGTCCGGGACGGCTGCGGCTATCGGGCCGCCCTCCACATGAAGGAGTACGAGGGGAAGAGGCCCGTCCTCGTCGTAGGCGGGAGGTCCCAGGACTTCCTCGGCGAGTACATGGCCGGGGGGGTGGTCATCGTCCTGGACCTGGCGGGCGAGAGCCACGACGCCCATTTCATAGGGACCGGGATGCACGGGGGGGTCATCTACCTCCGGGGCTCCGTCGAGGAGTCCCAGGTCGGAGACCAGGTGGAGATATCGCCGGTGGACGACGCCGACAGGGCGGTCCTCGCCGATTACGTCACCCGGTTCCTGGAGCGCTTCCCCGAGACGGAGGTGACCAAAGAGGAGATACTGGCCTCGGGGTTCGTCAGGCTCACCCCCAGGTCGAGGAGGCCCTACGGGAACCTCTATGCTTACTGA
- a CDS encoding glutamate synthase-related protein: MKSFVFPEFQVIRDEEKCGQCRGCERQCAFGTHTYDPAADRLVSDDRKCAGCQRCVIFCPKDAIEVRPSPSFYRPNASWSREKIEDLKRQAETGGVLLTGCGSDKPFRIYWDHIVLNASQVTNPSLDPLREPMELRTFLGRKPDMMDISADSGEVEIRTELSPNLVVETPILFSAMSYGAISYNAFKSLATAACKSKTYFNTGEGGLPREMREEFGRCAIVQVASGRFGIDAEYLNIAQAVEIKVGQGAKPGIGGHLPGEKVSLSVAETRMIPQGTDAISPAPHHDIYSIEDLSTLITALKEATNYEKPISVKIAAVHNFAAIASGIVRAGADIIAIDGLRGGTGAAPKAIRDNVGIPTELAISSLDRRLREEGIRNRCSIISAGGIRCSSDVIKAIALGADAVYIGSAALIAMGCTLCQKCYTGKCNWGICTQDPRLSGRLNVEIASERLSNLISAWSHEIREMLGGMGINALESLRGNRDHLRGIGLYEWELDVLGIKGAGE; this comes from the coding sequence ATGAAATCTTTCGTCTTTCCCGAGTTCCAGGTCATCAGGGACGAGGAGAAGTGCGGCCAGTGCAGGGGATGCGAGAGGCAGTGCGCCTTCGGGACCCACACCTACGACCCGGCAGCCGACCGCCTCGTCTCCGACGACCGCAAGTGCGCCGGATGCCAGAGGTGCGTCATCTTCTGCCCCAAGGACGCGATAGAGGTCAGGCCGTCGCCTTCGTTCTACCGGCCGAACGCCTCCTGGTCTCGCGAGAAGATCGAGGACCTCAAGAGGCAGGCGGAGACGGGGGGGGTCCTCCTGACGGGGTGCGGGAGCGACAAGCCCTTCCGGATCTACTGGGACCACATCGTCCTCAACGCCTCCCAGGTGACCAACCCCTCCCTGGACCCCCTGCGGGAGCCGATGGAGCTTCGGACCTTCCTGGGGAGGAAGCCGGACATGATGGACATCTCCGCCGACTCCGGGGAGGTCGAGATCAGGACGGAGCTCAGCCCCAACCTGGTGGTGGAGACCCCGATCCTCTTCTCGGCGATGTCCTACGGGGCGATCAGCTACAACGCCTTCAAATCCCTGGCGACGGCCGCCTGCAAATCCAAGACCTACTTCAACACCGGCGAGGGCGGCCTCCCCCGGGAGATGAGGGAGGAGTTCGGCCGGTGCGCCATCGTCCAGGTCGCCAGCGGCCGCTTCGGGATCGACGCCGAGTACCTCAACATAGCTCAGGCGGTGGAGATCAAGGTCGGCCAGGGGGCGAAGCCCGGGATCGGGGGTCACCTCCCCGGCGAGAAGGTCTCCCTCTCGGTCGCCGAGACCCGGATGATCCCCCAGGGGACCGACGCCATCTCCCCCGCCCCCCACCACGACATCTACTCCATCGAGGACCTCTCGACCCTCATCACCGCCCTCAAGGAGGCGACCAACTACGAGAAGCCGATCTCCGTCAAGATCGCGGCGGTCCACAACTTCGCCGCCATAGCCTCGGGAATTGTGCGCGCAGGCGCCGACATCATCGCCATCGACGGCCTCCGGGGCGGGACGGGGGCCGCCCCCAAGGCGATCCGGGACAACGTGGGGATCCCGACGGAGCTCGCCATCTCCTCCCTCGACCGGAGGCTCCGGGAGGAGGGGATCAGGAACCGGTGCTCCATCATCTCCGCCGGCGGGATCCGGTGCAGCTCCGACGTCATAAAGGCGATCGCCCTGGGGGCCGACGCCGTCTACATAGGGTCGGCGGCCCTCATCGCCATGGGCTGTACCCTCTGCCAGAAGTGCTACACCGGAAAGTGCAACTGGGGGATCTGCACCCAGGACCCCCGCCTCTCCGGGAGGCTGAACGTGGAGATCGCCTCAGAGAGGCTCAGCAACCTCATATCCGCCTGGTCCCACGAGATCCGGGAGATGCTGGGGGGGATGGGGATCAACGCCCTCGAGAGCCTCCGGGGTAACAGAGACCACCTCCGGGGAATTGGGCTGTACGAATGGGAGCTGGACGTCCTGGGGATCAAGGGCGCGGGAGAGTGA